From one Rhizobium lentis genomic stretch:
- a CDS encoding LysR family transcriptional regulator, giving the protein MLNLADLSRTDLNLLVLFEAVLEERHVGRAAERLNLTSSAVSHGLGRLRRLLNDPLFLRTPKGVVPTARALELAAPIADVLAGVRNILSAAEPFDPATSTRRFTIGAPDGISAVLLAPLLAELAHVAPGIDIGIRQLLPAPNESAPERAWRGAFADLDDRLTDIAVIPTGHIPERFHVSGLYDEDFVVAMRAGHTFAAAPTLARYCELEHLVVSLGGDPHGFVDEALARLGRARRVALTVPNFMFALAILAATDLICALPRRFAAMHAARFGVESVDAPLELTRFRINAILPKVALMDAGVAWLLAILEQAPPPLSPTARSSAGI; this is encoded by the coding sequence ATGCTGAATCTGGCTGACCTCTCGCGGACGGATCTCAACCTCCTCGTCCTCTTCGAGGCGGTGCTGGAGGAGCGTCATGTCGGGCGCGCGGCCGAGCGGCTGAACCTCACCTCTTCGGCCGTCAGCCATGGGCTTGGCCGGCTGCGGCGGCTGCTGAACGATCCGCTCTTCCTGCGCACACCGAAGGGTGTGGTGCCGACGGCGCGGGCATTGGAGCTGGCAGCCCCGATCGCCGATGTGCTCGCCGGCGTGCGCAATATCCTGTCGGCCGCCGAACCCTTCGATCCCGCCACATCGACGCGCCGCTTCACGATCGGCGCACCCGACGGCATTTCGGCCGTGCTGCTGGCGCCTCTTCTAGCCGAGCTTGCCCACGTCGCGCCCGGCATCGATATCGGCATCCGCCAGCTGCTGCCGGCCCCGAACGAAAGCGCGCCCGAGCGGGCCTGGCGCGGCGCCTTCGCCGATCTCGACGACCGCCTGACCGACATTGCCGTCATCCCCACGGGGCATATTCCCGAGCGTTTCCATGTGAGCGGGCTTTACGATGAGGATTTCGTCGTGGCGATGCGCGCCGGCCATACCTTCGCCGCCGCGCCGACGCTTGCGCGATATTGCGAGCTGGAGCATCTGGTCGTCTCGCTCGGCGGCGATCCCCATGGCTTCGTTGACGAGGCGCTGGCGAGGCTTGGCCGCGCGCGCCGCGTCGCGCTGACCGTGCCGAATTTCATGTTCGCGCTCGCCATCCTTGCCGCCACCGATCTCATCTGCGCCCTGCCGAGGCGGTTTGCCGCCATGCATGCGGCGCGCTTCGGCGTGGAAAGCGTCGATGCGCCGCTGGAGCTCACGCGATTTCGCATCAATGCTATTCTCCCTAAGGTCGCCCTGATGGATGCGGGCGTCGCCTGGCTGCTGGCCATCCTCGAGCAAGCACCGCCGCCGCTGTCGCCGACCGCCCGATCCTCCGCCGGCATCTGA